DNA sequence from the Myxococcus guangdongensis genome:
CACCGCCCCCGCGCCGAGCCACAGCCCTCGTCGGTTGCCCGTCAGCGCGCTGTGCGAGACGAAGGCCGACGCGACGCCGGACGCCGAGCCCACCCGGACCCCGGCTTCACCGTTCCCCGTCACCACGACATCCTCCAGGAACAGCTGTCCTCCCGCCGCGGGCGTGAAGCGCACGCCGTCCAGTTGGAAGCCCTGAATCTGGGTGTGCTCGACCTGCAGCGCCTTGCCGCTGGTGAACACGATGCCCGTGGTCCCCGGCGTCGTCCCGCTGCCCGACAGGGAGAGGCGGCGCAGCACCACCACGTCCTGGGAGCCGGCGCTGACGTGGATGCCCGAGCCGCCCAGCGCGAGCACCTTGCCGCCCACGCCGCCGTCAATCGTGATGGACTTGGTGAGCGTCACCGGACCGAAGTTGCCAGGGTCCAGCACGTCGATGGCGCCGCCCGCGGCCGTCTTGCTGACCGCCCCCGCGAAGGTCTTGCACGGCGCGGTGCGGGAACAGGGGTTCGCGTCATCCCCCGTGCCGGACACCCAGGTGCGGGTCGCCTGGGCCAGCGCGGGGGAGGCGGCGCAGAGCGCGGCCAGGAGGAGGCAACGAAAGAAAGCCACCATCGCGCGGCTCAGTTCTGGGGGAGCGTGGAGGTGGGAGCGCCATCCGAGCCGTTGCCCGCGGCGACCCGGTTGTTGCCGAAGGAGACGACCGTCCCCTCCATCCCCAGGCCCGTGTTGTGGCCCACCAGCGAATCGGAGAGACGCACCAGGGCCGGGGCCTCCGCCTTGATGCCGGAGCCGTTCTGCGCCACCACGGACCGCTCCAGCACCACCTGCGCCCCACCCACCGCCAGGAGGCCCTGCGCCGAGTGGTGCACCAGCGTCGTGTCGCTCACCGTGACCTTCGCGTTGTTCAGCGCGTGCAGGCCGATGACACCGGAGGAGAGCTGGCTGTTCACGATGACCGCCGAGCCGCTCTCCAGCAGGATGCTGCCCGCCAGCTCCGCCGGGGTCGCGGGCGTCTTCGCCGACGCGCCCTGGACGGACACGTCCCTCACCACGAGCTGCACGGCGCCCGCGCCCGGCAGGACGTGGATGCCCGAGCCGGTGAACCCCAGAATCGCGCCCCCCTCCACCTGCACCCTGGCCGCCGCCACGATGCGGATGCCATCCAGTCCCGTGCCGCCCCCATGGAGGGTGAGGTTGCGCAGCACGACGGTGGCGCCCGGCGCGTTCACCACGACGCCATTCGTCGCCGAGAACAGGATGCCGCCCGCGTTGAGCCCGCCGTCAATCGTGATGGCCTTGCTGATGTTCACCGTGCCGAAGCCGCCCGGGTCCAGCACGTCGATGGCGCCCCCGGCGGCCGTCTTGGAGATGGCCCCCGCGAAGGTCTTGCACGCCGCGGTGCGCGAACAGGGATTCACGTCATCCCCCACGCCCGACACCCAGGTGCGCGTCGCCTGGGCCCAGGCGGAGGACCCCAGCAGCAGGCACACCAGCGCGGGGAGCGAGAACAGACCGGACACACGACGACGAACAGAGCCAGGACGGGACATGGTGACTGCCTGAACGCCCCCGCCGGATTTGCTTCGCCCGAAAGGCGTCCTCGCTACCTCGGCGCCTCGGTGGGTGACTCGCCGAAGGTCCGCCCCGTCTGGTCCCCCAACCAGAACCCGCGGTACTCGAGACCGAACTGGACGCCGCCCGAGTCGAGGAACACCGCGACCTTCCTGCCCTCGGTGTCACGGGCCTCGAAGTCGGCGTAGTGGCTCTCGAGCCCCGCGCCCGCCTTCACCCGCTGCGACCTCGCGCCGCTGAGCGGCACCTCCAGCCTGCCGTCCACCTCGGTGACGACGGGCCCGTTCGCGTCGAAGAACACATACAGCGGACCGCTGAAGCCCTTGGGCACGATGAAGTGCACGGGCTTCGCGGTGCGCGCGGCCCACCAGGAGGCGGTGAGGTCATCGAACACCACGGCGAACAGCCCCACTCCGCCCACCAGCACCAACACCAACCCCAGCCCGACCGACGCGGCCATCGACAGGTTGAAGAGCTTCTTGATGAGCAGGGCGGCGCCCATCCCGACAGCGCCCCCCACGACCACCAGGAACAACATGCCCAGCATCACGCCGAAGGCCATCCCACTGTCCGGACCGTTCACGTCGCACGACTCCTCGCCCCCTCGGGCTGCAATGGGCGCGAGGTTATACGGAATCCGTGACACCTGGGATGACACGCCCCGGCAGGCGCTGCGTCGGTGGTGACTATCCAAGAGCCTCTGTCTTTGGGTTGAATGGCCGGATGGCCCCAGGCGCACCCCATCCGCCGTCCGACTCCCGGAGGCGGGGCGTCGCGAAGAACCTGCTCCTCGTCATCGCCTGTCTGCTCGTGGGCGGCGCGGCGGCCGTCGTCGTGTCGCGCCAGGACCCGCCGCCCCCGGATGACCTCCCCATCCCCGCGGTGGCCGTGCCGAAAATCGAAGCGAAGGCCGAGGTGAAGACCTCGGCCCGCGTCACGCCGCCGCTCACCGGCCCCAAGCGCGACCCTCGCATCCCCCAGCGGATGCCACCGGGCCCCGAGATGCGGCGCTCCACCCAGGACGTCTGGTGCGAGGGCCTGTCGGTGGAGCGCTGCGATGACTTCCCCCAGGACTGTGAGCTCGCGACCTATTGCGACGGCGTGAGGTTCTGCAGGACCCAGCCCCTGTATCCCAACGAGGCGAAGTGCGCGGAGGAGGGCATCTACGGCGCCAGCGTGGCGTGCTGCCCTGGCCTCGTGCCGCGCTGCGGGACCCCGGAGCACTACGTCGGCCCCAAGTGCAACCCCATCCAGGGAACCACCGAGGAGCCGGCCTGCGTGCGCTGCGGTGATGGCGTGTGCGGGAGGTTCGAACAAGTCTGCAACTGCCCAGAGGACTGCGCCCGATGACCTTCGTCCCCGTGCAACGGCTCGCGCCCGTGACGCTCCTCGTGCTCCTGCTCGGAGGCTCCGCCGACGCGCGCCCCAAGTACCTGTCCCGGGCCCGCGTCACGGAGGACACGCCGGTGATGCAGGCCGCGCTCGACGGGGATGTGGCGCGGATGAAGGACCTGCTCGACCACAAGTCCGCGGTCAACATCACGGGCGACAGCTTGAATGGCTATTCCTCCATGACGCCGCTGATGGTGTCGGGCGAGAAGGATGACGTCACCGTCCTCCGGATGCTGCTGAAGGCGGGGGCGGACCCGCGGCTGCGAGTCCCCCGACACAACAACAGCGCCTGGCCTCCC
Encoded proteins:
- a CDS encoding right-handed parallel beta-helix repeat-containing protein, whose amino-acid sequence is MSRPGSVRRRVSGLFSLPALVCLLLGSSAWAQATRTWVSGVGDDVNPCSRTAACKTFAGAISKTAAGGAIDVLDPGGFGTVNISKAITIDGGLNAGGILFSATNGVVVNAPGATVVLRNLTLHGGGTGLDGIRIVAAARVQVEGGAILGFTGSGIHVLPGAGAVQLVVRDVSVQGASAKTPATPAELAGSILLESGSAVIVNSQLSSGVIGLHALNNAKVTVSDTTLVHHSAQGLLAVGGAQVVLERSVVAQNGSGIKAEAPALVRLSDSLVGHNTGLGMEGTVVSFGNNRVAAGNGSDGAPTSTLPQN